In a genomic window of Gloeocapsopsis dulcis:
- a CDS encoding carbon dioxide-concentrating mechanism protein CcmK, producing MPIAVGMIETKGFPAVVEAADAMVKAARVTLVGYEKIGSARVTVIVRGDVSEVQASVAAGVDAARRVNGGEVLSTHIIARPHENLEYVLPIRYTEAVEQFRM from the coding sequence ATGCCAATTGCAGTGGGAATGATTGAGACGAAGGGCTTTCCAGCAGTGGTGGAAGCAGCCGACGCCATGGTGAAAGCTGCTCGTGTTACGCTTGTGGGTTACGAAAAGATTGGTAGTGCTCGGGTCACAGTGATTGTGCGGGGAGACGTTTCTGAAGTGCAAGCCTCTGTTGCGGCTGGAGTTGATGCTGCAAGACGAGTTAATGGAGGTGAAGTTCTCTCAACTCACATTATTGCGCGTCCTCACGAAAACTTAGAGTACGTGCTGCCGATTCGTTATACAGAAGCCGTTGAACAATTCCGAATGTAA
- a CDS encoding ribulose bisphosphate carboxylase small subunit translates to MVVSSPAAPPTPWSKSLVEPKIEPSAYVHSLSNLSGDVTIGANVVIAPGTSIIADEGAPFYISEGTNIQDGVVIHGLEQGRVIGDDEKQYSVWIGKNTTITHMSLIHGPAYIGDDCFIGFRSTVFNARVGHGCIIMMHALIQDVEIPAGKYVPSGAVITNQQQADYLPDVESEDLEFTSLVLGMNDARKAVYESASESTTPIRNELVNTSSSTSSNGSSRSFSTSSMMTSPYLSQDTVAQIRQLLQQGYKIGTEHVNERKFRTGSWQSCSPINSTRESEVIAELEACMANHAGEYVRMFGIDPKGKRRVMESIVQRPDGSQAAKPATTSAKRSSYQSSAASTSSGQVNQDTASQVRHLIQQGYKIGTEHVDERRFRTGSWQSCTPITASSESQAIAELETCMANHAGEYVRMFGIDPKGKRRVMESIIQRPNSKEVQPASSKSHSSDRQQQSAPTYNKSSASSTRLQPEVVEQIRQLIAQGNRVSAEHVDQRRFRTGSWASCEQVDSTNASAAIAAIESFLSEYEGEYIRLIGIDANKRRLLETIIQRP, encoded by the coding sequence ATGGTAGTCAGCAGCCCAGCTGCCCCCCCGACACCTTGGTCAAAAAGTTTAGTGGAGCCGAAGATTGAACCAAGTGCATACGTGCATTCACTGTCTAACCTGAGTGGAGATGTAACTATTGGAGCAAATGTGGTCATTGCTCCTGGAACTTCTATCATTGCTGATGAAGGCGCCCCTTTCTATATTAGTGAAGGAACTAATATACAAGATGGTGTTGTCATTCACGGTCTAGAACAAGGTCGCGTGATCGGAGACGATGAAAAACAGTACTCTGTGTGGATCGGAAAAAATACCACGATTACCCACATGTCACTGATTCACGGTCCTGCTTATATCGGGGATGACTGTTTTATTGGCTTTCGTTCGACGGTGTTTAACGCCCGAGTTGGTCATGGTTGCATTATTATGATGCACGCCTTGATTCAAGATGTAGAAATTCCTGCAGGTAAGTACGTCCCTTCAGGCGCAGTTATCACGAATCAACAGCAAGCCGATTACCTACCTGATGTTGAATCAGAAGATCTGGAGTTCACCAGTCTGGTGTTGGGTATGAATGATGCCCGAAAAGCAGTATATGAAAGTGCTAGCGAAAGCACTACACCAATTCGTAATGAGCTTGTCAATACCTCAAGCTCAACTAGTTCAAATGGTTCCAGCCGCAGTTTCTCTACTTCTTCTATGATGACAAGTCCTTACCTTAGCCAAGACACCGTAGCACAAATCCGACAATTATTACAGCAAGGCTACAAGATCGGTACCGAACACGTTAATGAACGGAAATTCCGCACGGGTTCTTGGCAAAGCTGTAGTCCAATTAATAGCACTCGTGAATCTGAAGTGATCGCCGAACTTGAAGCGTGCATGGCAAATCATGCAGGCGAATATGTACGGATGTTTGGGATTGATCCTAAAGGCAAGCGCCGCGTGATGGAAAGCATTGTTCAGCGCCCTGATGGTTCGCAAGCGGCAAAACCAGCAACAACTTCGGCAAAACGCAGCAGTTACCAATCATCAGCTGCCTCGACATCGAGTGGACAGGTAAATCAAGATACAGCCTCACAAGTCCGCCACTTAATTCAGCAAGGCTATAAAATCGGCACCGAACACGTTGATGAACGGAGATTCCGCACGGGTTCTTGGCAAAGCTGTACTCCAATTACTGCCAGCAGTGAATCACAAGCGATCGCTGAACTCGAAACGTGTATGGCAAATCATGCAGGCGAATATGTGCGGATGTTTGGGATTGATCCTAAAGGCAAGCGCCGCGTGATGGAAAGTATTATTCAACGTCCTAACAGTAAAGAAGTACAACCAGCTAGCTCAAAAAGTCATAGCAGCGATCGCCAGCAGCAATCAGCACCAACTTACAACAAATCTTCAGCAAGCAGTACACGTTTACAGCCAGAAGTCGTTGAACAAATTCGCCAACTGATTGCTCAAGGCAATCGAGTCAGTGCCGAACATGTCGATCAAAGGCGCTTCCGCACAGGTTCCTGGGCAAGTTGCGAACAGGTTGATAGTACCAATGCATCCGCAGCGATCGCGGCAATTGAATCATTTCTATCTGAGTATGAAGGAGAATACATCCGCTTGATTGGCATTGATGCAAATAAGCGACGGCTCTTAGAAACGATTATTCAGCGTCCTTAG
- a CDS encoding carbon dioxide-concentrating mechanism protein CcmK: MSIAVGMVETLGFPAVVEAADAMVKAARVTLVGYEKIGSGRVTVIVRGDVSEVQASVAAGVDNVKRVNGGQVLSTHIIARPHENLEYVLPIRYTEAVEQFRESTNAIRPYGNRM, encoded by the coding sequence ATGTCAATTGCCGTCGGAATGGTAGAAACACTGGGTTTCCCAGCAGTAGTAGAAGCAGCTGATGCCATGGTGAAAGCTGCACGTGTTACACTTGTGGGCTACGAAAAAATCGGTAGTGGTCGCGTCACTGTAATTGTGCGGGGAGATGTTTCTGAAGTACAAGCTTCAGTTGCGGCTGGAGTTGATAATGTCAAGCGCGTCAATGGCGGGCAGGTGCTATCAACTCATATTATTGCTCGCCCTCACGAAAACTTAGAGTATGTCCTACCAATTCGTTATACCGAAGCGGTAGAACAGTTCCGCGAAAGTACAAATGCGATTCGCCCCTACGGAAATAGAATGTGA
- a CDS encoding transferase — protein MYVPPLRPPNHDDTYISGEVTIDPSAAIAPGVLLQASPNSQIIIGAGVCIGMGSILHAYEGILEIETGANLGSGVLILGKGKIGANACIGSTATILSSSIEPQQIVLPGSLIGDKSRIVVVQKTVAGIDTINETASFSPEETNGDNSLPMNNSPPPTPETPEPSETTPLQQPTGQKVYGQAQLNRMLSTMFPYRQALNRPLQDGQSPSDQP, from the coding sequence ATGTATGTGCCGCCACTGCGTCCGCCTAATCATGATGATACCTACATCAGTGGCGAAGTAACCATTGATCCGAGTGCGGCGATCGCACCAGGAGTGCTCTTGCAAGCAAGTCCCAACAGCCAAATCATTATTGGTGCAGGGGTTTGTATTGGTATGGGTTCAATTCTTCATGCTTATGAAGGCATATTAGAAATAGAGACAGGAGCAAATTTAGGATCTGGCGTTTTGATACTAGGCAAAGGGAAAATTGGGGCAAATGCATGTATTGGTTCCACCGCTACGATTCTTAGTTCTTCTATCGAACCACAACAAATTGTCTTACCAGGTTCGCTGATAGGAGACAAAAGTCGTATAGTTGTGGTACAGAAAACTGTGGCGGGCATTGATACAATCAATGAAACCGCCTCCTTTTCTCCTGAAGAAACAAATGGTGATAATTCTCTTCCTATGAATAATTCACCACCGCCAACGCCAGAGACTCCTGAACCTAGTGAGACAACGCCTTTGCAGCAACCTACAGGTCAAAAAGTCTATGGACAAGCACAATTAAATCGTATGCTGTCAACAATGTTTCCCTACCGCCAAGCCTTGAACCGCCCTCTGCAAGATGGTCAGTCTCCTTCTGATCAGCCTTAA
- a CDS encoding EutN/CcmL family microcompartment protein: MQIAKVRGNVVSTQKEPSLRGAKLLLLQLVDEEGNPLPKYEVAADNVGAGVDEWVLVSCGSAARIVQGNEQRPLDAVVVAIIDSVRLEDRLIYSKKDQYR, translated from the coding sequence ATGCAAATTGCAAAAGTTCGTGGTAACGTAGTCAGCACTCAAAAAGAACCCAGTCTTCGAGGGGCAAAACTGCTTTTGCTACAACTTGTAGACGAAGAAGGAAATCCCTTACCGAAATACGAAGTTGCAGCGGACAACGTAGGTGCAGGAGTAGACGAGTGGGTATTGGTGAGTTGCGGTAGTGCTGCTCGCATTGTTCAGGGAAACGAGCAACGACCGCTTGATGCTGTGGTGGTAGCGATTATTGACAGTGTCCGCCTTGAAGATCGTCTAATTTACAGCAAAAAGGATCAATACCGTTAA